Proteins co-encoded in one Xanthomonas campestris pv. badrii genomic window:
- the bioC gene encoding malonyl-ACP O-methyltransferase BioC — protein MNSTFDPRHVRRAFARAASSYAAAAALQREVETRLLESLDYLGDQVPKVVLDVGAGPGHASSSIKKRWPKAQVIALDQAMPMLRQARKAAGWWKPFAQVCADARALPVADGSVDVIFSNLCLQWVEDLPAVFAGFRRALRPGGLLLCSTFGPETLIELREAFAQADTAPHVSRFPPIAQFGDALMLSGFRDPVLDRDLFTLTYNDLPALMRELRAMGATNALSNRRATLTGRGRFAAAGTAYEPLRRADGTLPSSWEVIYAQAWAPAPGAPIRERGQDIASVPVASIPIRRRSD, from the coding sequence ATGAACAGCACTTTCGACCCCCGCCACGTCCGCCGCGCCTTCGCGCGCGCCGCCAGCAGCTATGCCGCCGCCGCCGCGCTGCAGCGCGAAGTGGAAACACGTCTGCTCGAATCGCTGGATTACCTGGGCGACCAGGTGCCCAAGGTGGTGCTGGATGTCGGCGCTGGCCCGGGCCATGCCAGCAGCAGCATCAAGAAGCGCTGGCCCAAGGCGCAGGTGATCGCGCTCGACCAGGCCATGCCGATGTTGCGCCAAGCGCGCAAGGCGGCCGGTTGGTGGAAGCCGTTCGCGCAGGTCTGCGCCGATGCCCGCGCATTGCCGGTCGCCGACGGCAGCGTGGATGTGATCTTCAGCAATCTATGCCTGCAGTGGGTGGAAGACCTGCCGGCGGTGTTCGCCGGGTTCCGCCGTGCGCTGCGCCCGGGGGGACTGCTGTTGTGCTCCACCTTCGGCCCGGAGACCCTGATCGAATTGCGCGAGGCCTTCGCCCAGGCCGATACCGCCCCGCACGTCAGCCGCTTCCCGCCGATCGCCCAGTTCGGCGACGCCTTGATGCTATCCGGCTTCCGCGACCCGGTGCTGGACCGCGACCTGTTCACCCTGACCTACAACGACCTGCCCGCGCTGATGCGCGAGTTGCGTGCGATGGGCGCGACCAACGCGCTCAGCAACCGCCGCGCCACCCTGACCGGACGCGGCCGCTTTGCTGCCGCCGGTACCGCCTACGAACCGCTGCGCCGTGCCGACGGCACCCTGCCCAGCTCCTGGGAGGTGATCTATGCGCAGGCCTGGGCGCCGGCGCCTGGCGCGCCGATCCGCGAGCGCGGCCAGGACATCGCCAGCGTCCCGGTGGCCTCCATCCCGATCCGCCGCCGCAGCGACTAA
- a CDS encoding ComF family protein gives MGEAVNFTEVGSVYRWPQRVLRLLLPSLCLVCAEAGMADCDLCPSCRAALPEHGHACLCCATPLFASDSVALCGHCLQQLPPLQRVHACFTYRWPVDGLLRRFKFHQDLAAGRLLSELMARRCVQLPRPQALVPVSLHRQRLRQRGYDQALELARPLGRALQLPCLPLLRRVRATAPQSELDAIERQRNVRDAFIACGALPAHVALVDDVMTTGATLHAAAKALRRAGVQRVDAWVCARVP, from the coding sequence ATGGGAGAGGCTGTCAACTTCACTGAAGTAGGTTCGGTTTACAGATGGCCGCAACGGGTGCTGCGGCTGCTGTTGCCGAGCCTGTGCCTGGTGTGCGCGGAAGCGGGCATGGCCGATTGCGATCTGTGTCCTTCCTGCCGCGCGGCGTTGCCGGAGCACGGCCATGCCTGCCTGTGCTGCGCCACGCCCTTGTTTGCATCCGACAGCGTGGCGCTCTGCGGACACTGCCTGCAGCAGCTGCCACCGCTGCAGCGCGTGCATGCCTGCTTTACCTACCGCTGGCCGGTGGATGGCCTGCTGCGCCGTTTCAAATTCCACCAGGACCTGGCGGCTGGTCGCCTGCTGAGCGAGCTGATGGCCAGGCGCTGCGTCCAGTTGCCACGGCCGCAGGCACTGGTGCCGGTGAGCCTGCACCGGCAACGCCTGCGCCAGCGCGGCTACGATCAGGCGCTGGAGCTGGCCAGGCCGCTGGGTCGCGCCTTGCAGCTGCCGTGCCTGCCATTGCTGCGTCGCGTGCGTGCCACTGCGCCGCAATCGGAGCTGGATGCAATCGAACGGCAACGCAATGTGCGCGACGCGTTCATTGCGTGCGGCGCGTTGCCGGCGCATGTGGCGCTGGTGGACGACGTGATGACCACCGGCGCCACGTTGCATGCGGCGGCCAAGGCATTGAGGCGCGCAGGCGTGCAGCGGGTGGATGCGTGGGTCTGCGCGCGGGTGCCGTGA
- the ubiA gene encoding 4-hydroxybenzoate octaprenyltransferase, with protein sequence MSKHGVEQVPAAPALTWSERLGQYWKLVRGDRPIGSLLLLWPTWWALWLAADGLPPLWTLFVFTAGVWLTRSAGCVINDYADRWLDPHVERTKSRPLATGAVSGREALWVFVALMLVAFALVLSLNWLTVALSVPGVFLAASYPYLKRHTHLPQVYLGMAFGWGIPMGFAAVQGSVPLLGWLLYAANILWATAYDTWYAMVDRDDDIRMGSKSTAILFGRYDLLAQGALYALMFATLTAVGLRAGLGAAYWAGLGVAVLLVAYEFRIARHRERGPCFRAFLHNNWVGLAIFVGIAVAVR encoded by the coding sequence ATGAGCAAGCATGGTGTCGAACAGGTCCCCGCCGCACCCGCGCTGACGTGGTCCGAGCGGCTGGGGCAGTACTGGAAGCTGGTGCGTGGCGACCGCCCGATCGGCAGCCTGTTGCTGCTCTGGCCCACCTGGTGGGCGCTGTGGCTGGCCGCCGACGGCTTGCCGCCGCTGTGGACGCTGTTCGTGTTCACCGCCGGGGTATGGCTGACCCGCTCGGCCGGCTGCGTGATCAACGACTACGCCGACCGCTGGCTGGACCCGCATGTAGAGCGCACCAAATCGCGCCCGCTGGCCACCGGCGCGGTGTCCGGACGCGAGGCGCTGTGGGTGTTCGTGGCGCTGATGCTGGTGGCATTCGCGCTGGTGCTCAGCCTCAACTGGCTGACCGTGGCGCTGAGCGTACCCGGGGTGTTCCTGGCCGCCAGCTACCCGTATCTCAAGCGCCATACCCACCTGCCGCAGGTCTATCTGGGCATGGCCTTCGGCTGGGGCATCCCGATGGGCTTTGCCGCCGTGCAAGGCAGCGTGCCGCTGCTGGGCTGGCTGCTGTATGCCGCCAACATCCTGTGGGCGACCGCCTACGACACCTGGTACGCCATGGTCGACCGCGACGACGACATCCGCATGGGCAGCAAGTCCACTGCCATCCTGTTCGGCCGCTACGACCTGCTTGCCCAGGGCGCGCTGTATGCGCTGATGTTCGCCACGCTGACCGCGGTCGGCCTGCGTGCTGGCCTCGGCGCCGCCTATTGGGCGGGTCTGGGCGTGGCGGTGCTGCTGGTGGCCTACGAATTCCGCATCGCCCGCCACCGCGAACGCGGCCCCTGCTTCCGCGCCTTCCTGCATAACAACTGGGTCGGCCTGGCGATCTTCGTCGGCATCGCGGTGGCAGTCCGTTAG
- the bioF gene encoding 8-amino-7-oxononanoate synthase — MTRPDLHERISSLRKLRVAQERVRVRRQVGRRDGVRLEIDGRWLTGFCSNDYLGLSQQFEVVAALQDAAARDGAGATASHLICGHHTAHETLEREIADWLGYPSALLFGSGFIANLAVHQALLSEEDDVCVQDRLNHASLLDATRLAGCRLRRYPHLDVEGAMRQLKGAPEGAAMLASDGVFSMDGDVAPLRALSLVARLQQALFYVDDAHGVGVLGPQGRGCVADAGLGVAEVPLQLVTLGKALGGYGAVVVGEEALVRHLAETARPYIYTTALPPAQVAATLAAVRLARRDDWRRARLVELIGAFRDGARRHGFELMASDTPIQPLLCGEEATVMAMSAALEQAGFMVGAIRPPTVPEGKARLRVTLSALHTPQQVQALVEAIVQARDMVSRQPLRASA; from the coding sequence ATGACCCGCCCCGATCTGCACGAACGGATTTCGTCGCTGCGTAAATTGCGCGTGGCCCAGGAGCGGGTGCGGGTGCGGCGGCAGGTTGGCCGCCGCGACGGGGTGCGGCTGGAAATCGATGGCCGCTGGCTGACCGGCTTCTGCTCCAACGACTATCTGGGCCTGTCGCAGCAGTTCGAAGTGGTGGCCGCGCTGCAGGATGCCGCTGCGCGCGACGGCGCCGGCGCCACCGCCTCGCACCTGATCTGCGGGCACCACACCGCGCACGAGACGCTGGAACGCGAGATCGCCGACTGGCTCGGCTATCCGTCGGCCTTGCTGTTCGGCAGCGGCTTCATTGCCAACCTCGCCGTGCATCAGGCCCTGCTCAGCGAAGAAGACGATGTGTGCGTACAGGACCGGCTCAACCACGCCAGCCTGCTCGATGCCACGCGCCTGGCCGGCTGCCGGCTGCGGCGTTATCCGCACCTGGACGTGGAGGGCGCAATGCGCCAGCTCAAGGGTGCGCCCGAGGGCGCGGCGATGCTGGCCAGCGATGGCGTTTTCAGCATGGATGGCGATGTCGCGCCGTTGCGTGCGTTGAGCCTGGTGGCACGCCTGCAGCAGGCGCTGTTCTATGTCGACGATGCGCACGGCGTGGGCGTGCTCGGTCCACAGGGACGCGGCTGCGTGGCCGATGCCGGGCTGGGCGTGGCAGAGGTGCCATTGCAGCTGGTCACCCTGGGCAAGGCGCTGGGCGGTTATGGCGCGGTGGTGGTCGGCGAGGAAGCGCTGGTGCGCCATCTGGCCGAAACCGCGCGCCCCTACATCTACACCACCGCCCTGCCGCCGGCGCAGGTGGCTGCCACGCTGGCCGCAGTGCGCCTGGCACGCCGCGACGACTGGCGGCGCGCGCGCCTGGTGGAACTGATCGGCGCCTTCCGCGACGGTGCGCGCCGGCATGGCTTCGAACTGATGGCCTCCGATACGCCGATCCAGCCCTTGCTGTGCGGCGAAGAGGCCACGGTGATGGCGATGTCGGCCGCGCTCGAGCAGGCTGGCTTCATGGTCGGTGCGATCCGCCCGCCCACCGTGCCCGAAGGCAAGGCGCGGCTGCGCGTCACCTTGTCGGCGCTGCATACCCCACAGCAGGTGCAGGCACTGGTCGAGGCCATCGTGCAGGCGCGCGATATGGTCAGCCGGCAGCCGCTGCGCGCTTCGGCCTGA
- a CDS encoding YdcF family protein — translation MGRRVSRRSRGLGLWGWGWRLCMLALIWLVAVAGWIVWVGDRDQAAPADVIIVLGAAAYDARPSPVFEERIRHALDLYAQGYAPHLLFTGGFGNGARFSESQVARRYALRHGVPPEAIMIETRSRTTRQNLEQARALMERHGLHRAIIVSDPLHMARALRLSQELGVDALASSTPSTRFRSVHTSWRFLLQEVYYFHRDLVVQGP, via the coding sequence ATGGGTCGCCGCGTGAGCAGGCGGTCGCGTGGGCTCGGCCTGTGGGGCTGGGGTTGGCGACTGTGCATGCTGGCGCTGATCTGGCTGGTGGCGGTCGCCGGCTGGATCGTCTGGGTCGGCGACCGTGATCAGGCCGCGCCGGCCGACGTAATCATCGTGCTGGGCGCGGCCGCCTACGATGCACGGCCTTCGCCGGTGTTCGAAGAACGCATCCGGCACGCGCTGGATCTGTACGCGCAAGGCTACGCGCCGCACCTGCTGTTCACCGGCGGCTTTGGCAATGGCGCCCGCTTTTCCGAATCGCAGGTGGCGCGACGTTATGCACTGCGGCATGGCGTGCCGCCGGAGGCGATCATGATCGAGACCCGGTCGCGGACCACCCGCCAGAATCTGGAACAGGCGCGCGCGCTGATGGAGCGCCACGGCCTGCACCGGGCCATCATCGTCAGCGATCCGCTGCACATGGCGCGCGCACTGCGGCTGAGCCAGGAGCTGGGTGTGGATGCATTGGCCTCGTCCACGCCGAGTACGCGCTTTCGCAGCGTCCACACCAGCTGGCGCTTTCTGCTGCAGGAGGTGTATTACTTCCACCGCGATCTGGTGGTGCAAGGCCCCTGA
- a CDS encoding nuclear transport factor 2 family protein, with protein MSESNRQRATGLVQAYYEAFNRGDWDGMLAFLAEDVAHDLNQGPREIGRAEFAAFLQRMNDSYREQLHDIVLTANEDGTRVGAEYVVHGVYHTTDEGLPDANGQTYVLPGGAFFDIHADKITRVTNYYNLQEWIAQVSR; from the coding sequence ATGAGCGAGAGCAACCGGCAACGCGCCACCGGCCTGGTCCAGGCCTATTACGAGGCTTTCAATCGCGGCGATTGGGACGGCATGCTGGCGTTCCTGGCCGAGGATGTGGCCCACGACCTCAATCAGGGGCCGCGTGAGATCGGCCGCGCGGAGTTCGCGGCGTTTTTGCAACGCATGAACGACAGCTACCGCGAGCAATTGCACGACATCGTGCTGACCGCCAACGAAGACGGCACGCGTGTCGGCGCCGAATACGTGGTGCACGGGGTCTATCACACCACCGACGAAGGCCTGCCGGACGCGAACGGACAGACCTACGTGTTGCCCGGTGGCGCATTCTTCGACATCCACGCCGACAAGATCACCCGCGTCACCAACTACTACAACCTGCAGGAATGGATCGCGCAGGTCTCGCGCTGA
- the bioH gene encoding pimeloyl-ACP methyl ester esterase BioH — MHIDVIGQGPALVLLHGWALHGGVFAPLVERLSPHFQLHLVDLPGHGFSRQDPTPLALPDVVADVAAATPPAVWLGWSLGGLFALHAAATLPQVRALAMIAATPRFVRGSDWPEAVEREVFAQFGQDLEHDYRGTLERFLALDTLGSAHARAELRSLRQTLTARGEPAAGALQQGLQLLERTDLRRALPQLTRPSLWIGGQRDRLVPAAGMQAAAARAPRAQTLTIAGGGHAPFLGHADQVAEALQRFVASVP; from the coding sequence ATGCATATCGATGTCATCGGCCAAGGGCCTGCGCTGGTTCTTCTGCACGGTTGGGCGCTGCACGGCGGGGTGTTCGCACCGCTGGTGGAGCGGCTGTCGCCGCACTTCCAGTTGCATCTGGTGGATCTTCCCGGGCATGGCTTCAGCCGCCAGGACCCCACGCCGCTGGCGCTGCCCGACGTGGTGGCCGACGTCGCAGCCGCCACGCCGCCGGCAGTGTGGCTGGGCTGGTCGCTGGGCGGCCTGTTCGCGCTGCATGCGGCTGCCACGCTGCCGCAGGTGCGTGCGCTGGCGATGATCGCCGCCACGCCCCGCTTCGTGCGCGGCAGCGACTGGCCGGAGGCTGTCGAACGCGAGGTGTTCGCGCAGTTCGGCCAGGACCTGGAGCACGATTATCGCGGCACGCTGGAACGGTTCCTGGCACTGGATACGCTGGGCTCGGCGCATGCGCGCGCCGAGTTGCGCAGCCTGCGCCAGACGCTGACCGCGCGCGGCGAGCCGGCTGCCGGGGCCTTGCAACAAGGGCTGCAGCTGCTGGAGCGCACCGACCTGCGCCGTGCGCTGCCGCAGCTGACGCGCCCCAGCCTGTGGATCGGCGGCCAGCGCGACAGGCTGGTGCCGGCGGCCGGCATGCAGGCCGCCGCCGCACGCGCGCCGCGGGCACAGACGCTGACCATCGCCGGCGGCGGTCACGCACCGTTCCTGGGCCATGCCGACCAGGTCGCCGAGGCGCTGCAACGCTTCGTTGCGTCCGTGCCCTGA
- a CDS encoding SDR family oxidoreductase — MELGIAGRWALVCAASKGLGLGCARALAGEGVNVVIVARGQAALEQAAATLRALPGAGEVRSVAADIATAHGRSAALAACPQVDILINNAGGPPPGDFRQWERADWLRALDANMLAPIELIRATVDAMRARRFGRIVNITSSAVKAPIDILGLSNGARAGLTGFVAGVARSTVADNVTLNNLLPGQFLTDRLHGNFASIAQQQGSTANEVAERKRAGIPARRFGEPDEFGAACAFLCSAQAGYITGQNLLIDGGSYPGTF; from the coding sequence ATGGAGTTGGGAATCGCCGGGCGCTGGGCGCTGGTTTGCGCCGCCAGCAAGGGCCTGGGGCTGGGCTGCGCACGCGCGCTGGCCGGCGAAGGCGTCAATGTAGTGATCGTGGCGCGTGGCCAGGCTGCGCTGGAGCAGGCGGCCGCGACCTTGCGCGCGCTTCCCGGCGCCGGCGAGGTGCGCAGCGTGGCCGCCGACATTGCCACCGCGCACGGCCGCAGCGCCGCGCTCGCCGCCTGCCCGCAGGTCGATATCCTGATCAACAACGCCGGTGGCCCGCCGCCGGGGGATTTCCGCCAGTGGGAGCGCGCCGACTGGCTGCGCGCGCTGGACGCCAACATGCTGGCGCCGATCGAGCTGATCCGCGCCACCGTGGACGCGATGCGCGCGCGCCGCTTCGGCCGCATCGTCAACATCACCTCCAGCGCGGTGAAGGCGCCGATCGACATCCTTGGCCTGTCAAACGGCGCGCGCGCCGGCCTCACCGGCTTCGTGGCGGGCGTGGCGCGCAGCACGGTGGCCGACAACGTCACCCTCAACAACCTGCTGCCCGGGCAGTTCCTCACCGACCGCCTGCACGGCAATTTCGCTTCCATCGCCCAGCAACAGGGCAGCACCGCCAACGAAGTCGCCGAACGCAAGCGTGCCGGCATTCCGGCCCGGCGCTTCGGCGAGCCGGATGAATTCGGCGCCGCCTGCGCGTTCCTGTGCAGCGCGCAGGCCGGCTACATCACCGGGCAGAACCTGCTGATCGATGGCGGCAGTTATCCGGGCACGTTCTAG
- the lpxO gene encoding lipid A hydroxylase LpxO, which yields MLKWLLIALFIASALYIHYRGRVRHRLSRQLLDHSTFMAPINTLMYLCSRVPTTPFIDPGREFPELAPLRANWPAIRDEAVALQQMQKIRAADGYTDIGFNSFFRRGWKRFYLKWYGTAHPSAAELCPQTTALLKSIPTVKAAMFAELPPGSELRPHRDPFAGSMRLHLGLATPNDDRCFIDVDGQRHSWRDGEWTMFDETYIHYARNDTDQDRIILFCDIERPMRWRWAGAVNRFVGRSLLSAGASPNQEGDKTGGINRVFRYFYAARLKAKALKERNNPLYQVLKWSIFVLVVIGIVRL from the coding sequence ATGTTGAAGTGGCTTCTCATCGCGCTGTTCATCGCATCGGCGCTGTACATCCATTACCGCGGTCGCGTGCGGCACCGGCTCAGCCGGCAGCTGCTGGACCATTCCACCTTCATGGCGCCGATCAACACGCTGATGTACCTGTGCTCGCGCGTGCCGACGACGCCATTCATCGACCCGGGCCGGGAATTTCCGGAACTGGCGCCGCTGCGCGCGAACTGGCCGGCGATCCGCGACGAGGCGGTGGCGCTGCAGCAGATGCAGAAGATCCGCGCCGCCGATGGCTACACCGACATCGGCTTCAATTCGTTCTTCCGCCGCGGCTGGAAGCGCTTCTACCTGAAGTGGTATGGCACCGCGCATCCCTCTGCGGCCGAGCTGTGCCCGCAGACCACCGCGCTGCTGAAATCCATCCCCACGGTGAAGGCGGCCATGTTCGCCGAGCTGCCGCCGGGCAGCGAACTGCGCCCGCATCGCGACCCCTTCGCCGGCTCCATGCGCCTGCACCTGGGCCTGGCGACGCCCAACGACGACCGCTGCTTCATCGACGTGGACGGCCAGCGGCATAGCTGGCGCGACGGCGAATGGACCATGTTCGACGAGACTTATATCCACTACGCGCGCAACGATACCGACCAGGACCGCATCATCCTGTTCTGCGATATCGAGCGCCCGATGCGCTGGCGCTGGGCCGGGGCGGTGAACCGCTTCGTCGGACGCAGCCTGCTGTCGGCCGGCGCCTCGCCCAACCAGGAAGGCGACAAGACCGGCGGCATCAACCGCGTATTCCGCTACTTCTACGCCGCGCGCCTGAAGGCCAAGGCACTGAAGGAACGCAACAACCCGCTGTATCAGGTGCTCAAGTGGAGCATCTTCGTGCTGGTGGTGATCGGCATCGTGCGGCTGTAA
- a CDS encoding pyridoxal-phosphate dependent enzyme has translation MIETAPLAHSDVLQAAARIAPHCAPTPLLTSHSLDALCGAQLFFKAEHLQRSGAFKFRGACNAVWSLPEHLAARGVVTHSSGNHGAALALAARTRAIGCHVVVPEGAVAAKLANISRHGATLWRCAPTIAAREQMCAEVQQTSGATLVHPYTDPAVIAGQGTATLELLHRSGGLDVLVAPVGGGGLAAGAALALQSAPGCALVLAEPRGAADTARSLAAGQRLVDFVPDTLCDGLRGTLGAPNFALLQAAGAQVITVDDAAVLQAMRLLWQVLKQVVEPSSAITLAAVMADPARFAGRRVGLILSGGNVDLDALPWVAA, from the coding sequence ATGATCGAAACGGCCCCTCTTGCCCATTCTGATGTCCTGCAAGCCGCCGCGCGCATTGCGCCGCATTGCGCACCGACACCGTTGCTGACCTCGCACAGCCTGGATGCGCTCTGCGGTGCGCAGCTGTTCTTCAAGGCCGAGCACCTGCAGCGCAGTGGCGCCTTCAAGTTTCGTGGCGCCTGCAATGCCGTGTGGTCGCTGCCGGAGCACCTGGCTGCGCGTGGCGTGGTCACCCATTCGTCCGGCAACCATGGCGCCGCGCTGGCGCTGGCGGCGCGCACCCGGGCCATCGGCTGCCACGTGGTGGTGCCCGAGGGCGCGGTGGCCGCCAAGCTGGCCAATATTTCCCGTCACGGCGCCACCTTGTGGCGGTGTGCGCCGACCATTGCCGCGCGCGAGCAGATGTGTGCCGAAGTACAGCAGACCAGCGGCGCAACCCTGGTCCATCCCTACACCGATCCGGCGGTCATCGCCGGGCAGGGCACCGCCACGCTGGAGCTGCTGCATCGAAGCGGCGGGCTGGACGTGCTGGTGGCGCCGGTCGGTGGTGGTGGGCTTGCCGCCGGCGCGGCGCTGGCGCTGCAGTCCGCGCCGGGCTGCGCGCTGGTGCTGGCCGAGCCGCGCGGGGCGGCCGATACCGCGCGGTCGCTGGCGGCCGGGCAGCGTCTGGTCGACTTCGTGCCCGACACCCTGTGCGATGGCCTGCGCGGCACGCTGGGCGCGCCGAATTTCGCGCTGCTGCAGGCTGCCGGTGCGCAGGTGATCACGGTGGACGATGCCGCCGTACTGCAGGCGATGCGGCTGCTCTGGCAGGTGCTCAAGCAGGTGGTGGAGCCGTCTTCGGCGATTACGCTGGCGGCGGTGATGGCCGACCCTGCGCGGTTTGCCGGACGCAGGGTCGGGCTGATCCTGTCCGGCGGCAATGTCGATCTGGATGCCTTGCCATGGGTCGCCGCGTGA
- a CDS encoding HPF/RaiA family ribosome-associated protein yields the protein MQIQIQTDKHVPHDPSVVQHVEKTCTAQLAHFASDITRVEVHLRDENGQRGGAADRTCSIEAHVAGLPPIAATNSAETTASAVTGAARKLRTAIEHARGKQHARATAPAPDSL from the coding sequence ATGCAGATTCAGATCCAGACCGACAAGCACGTGCCGCATGACCCGTCTGTCGTGCAGCATGTCGAGAAGACCTGCACCGCCCAGTTGGCGCACTTTGCCAGCGACATCACCCGCGTCGAGGTGCACTTGCGCGACGAGAACGGCCAGCGTGGCGGCGCAGCGGATCGAACCTGCAGTATCGAAGCCCATGTCGCCGGCCTGCCGCCGATCGCGGCCACCAACAGCGCCGAAACCACCGCCTCGGCCGTCACCGGCGCCGCCCGCAAGCTGCGTACCGCCATCGAGCATGCACGCGGCAAGCAGCACGCACGCGCCACTGCACCGGCCCCGGACAGCCTATAA
- the bioB gene encoding biotin synthase BioB, producing MSVVVRHDWDRKDVQALFELPFPELLHHAASVHRAHFDPAQVQVSTLLSVKTGGCPEDCAYCPQAQRYDTGVSAQKLMETDDVVARARQAKAAGASRFCMGAAWRSPKERDIPKVAAMIREVKALGLETCATLGMLDAGQARALKDAGLDYYNHNLDTAPDYYDSIIHTRQYQDRLNTLEHVRDVGLKTCCGGIVGMGETREHRIGLLLALATLPAHPDSVPINQLVQVPGTPLHGTQQLDPFEFVRMIAVARITMPKSMVRLSAGREAMSDELQALCFLAGANSIFYGEKLLTTGNPDTERDQALFQRLGLRPMQISVDAADHDHPGTVHADITCGAACEHAA from the coding sequence ATGTCTGTTGTCGTACGCCATGACTGGGATCGCAAAGACGTGCAGGCACTGTTCGAGCTGCCGTTCCCGGAGTTGCTGCATCACGCGGCAAGTGTGCACCGCGCACATTTCGATCCCGCGCAGGTGCAGGTCTCCACGCTGCTGTCGGTCAAGACCGGCGGCTGCCCGGAAGATTGCGCGTACTGCCCGCAGGCACAACGCTACGACACCGGTGTGAGCGCGCAAAAGCTGATGGAGACCGACGACGTCGTCGCCAGGGCGCGCCAGGCCAAGGCCGCCGGCGCCTCGCGCTTCTGCATGGGCGCGGCGTGGCGCTCGCCCAAGGAGCGCGACATCCCCAAGGTGGCGGCGATGATCCGCGAGGTCAAGGCGCTGGGGCTGGAAACCTGCGCCACGCTGGGCATGCTCGACGCCGGCCAGGCACGTGCGCTCAAGGACGCCGGGCTGGACTACTACAACCACAATTTGGATACCGCGCCGGATTATTACGACTCGATCATCCACACCCGCCAGTACCAGGACCGCCTGAACACCCTGGAGCATGTGCGCGATGTCGGCCTGAAGACCTGTTGCGGCGGCATCGTCGGCATGGGCGAAACCCGCGAGCACCGCATCGGCCTGCTGCTGGCCCTGGCCACCTTGCCTGCGCATCCGGACTCGGTGCCGATCAACCAGCTGGTGCAGGTGCCCGGCACCCCGCTGCACGGTACCCAGCAGCTGGATCCGTTCGAGTTCGTGCGCATGATCGCCGTCGCCCGCATCACCATGCCCAAATCGATGGTGCGCCTGTCCGCAGGCCGCGAAGCGATGAGCGACGAGCTGCAGGCGCTGTGTTTCCTGGCCGGCGCCAACTCGATCTTCTACGGCGAGAAACTGCTCACCACCGGCAACCCGGACACCGAACGCGACCAGGCGCTGTTTCAGCGCCTGGGCCTGCGCCCGATGCAGATCAGCGTCGATGCCGCCGACCACGACCACCCCGGCACCGTGCATGCGGACATCACCTGCGGGGCGGCGTGCGAGCACGCGGCATAA